The DNA segment TTGGTTAAAGCATCTTTCCAAATTTCCAAAGCGGTCTTTTCAGTTTCCCCTTTTTTGTTTTCTACGATTTCTAATGCATCATAGAAGATTTTGAATGCGATTGACTTTTTACCGTCATACATCAAATTGTTTACAAATCTTGTTACCAGTTGATCATCAAATTTAGGATCCGGTAACAACGCTCTCTTTTTCGCTTTTGTCTTTCTCATTGTTTCGTTTCTTACTAATTAATGATTACTTTTTCTTACCTTTTGCAGGTGCTGCCGCAGCTTGACCTGGTTTTGGTCTTTTTGCTCCGTACTTAGATCTTCTCTGGGTTCTCCCAGCTACTCCTGCGGTATCCAAAGCTCCACGAACAATGTGATAACGTACTCCCGGTAGGTCTTTCACCCTTCCGCCTCTAACCAATACTATCGAGTGCTCTTGTAAATTATGTCCTTCGCCCGGGATATAGGCGTTAACTTCTTTACCGTTTGAAAGTCTTACCCTTGCAACTTTTCTAAGTGCAGAGTTAGGTTTCTTAGGTGTGGTAGTATATACTCTTGTACATACACCTCGTCTTTGTGGACAAGATTCAAGGGCAGCCGATTTGCTCTTCTTGGCAAGCGAGACTCTTCCTTTTCTTACTAATTGTTGAATAGTAGGCATTTATTGCTTTTTATTTTAGGGTGCAAAATTAAGAAAATATTTTCAATTGACAATTGTGAATTGAAAATTATTTAAAAAATAGAGGGTAGTGTATTATATAAAAGGAGCACAAAGCTTATCAACTACCGTTTTTTAACGAGTCGTTTGAATATGGGAGGATTTTTTCTGTCTTTATATATTAGTAAAAACTCAAGATATTTTTTTAATATCGCGGAATCTATTTTATTATAATACATCCTTTAAAAGAACCTATCGCAATACAGCCAATATTTAAGACAGACATTAACACCAAATAAATTGCATCTAAAATGGCTTCATACTTCTCTTTTCTATAAAAGTATCACAAAAATAGCTCTATTCAACTCCTGGTTAATAATCAATAATGCTACATGCTCTCTCTCATTTTCATCTATATTTGCAAACTTTAAAAATAATAGGTGAAAAAAACGCTACTCTTTATTCTTATATCAACCTTATGTTTTGGACAAAAATGGAGTATTTCTTTCGCAGAGAGATCGTCTCTGGTAAATTTCTACCAAGCAACAAATGGCGATCACTGGAGTATAAAATGGGACTTCGAAAAAGATCCCAAGTATTGGTATGGGATTAAAATAAACAAAGGAAGTGTAATTGAAATCAATTTGAGGGGTAATGGCTTGAAAGGAGATTTCCCGAACACTATTTCTGGTTTTGATAAATTAGAAAGATTAGACTTAAGCTCCAATCAATTGGGAGGAGAATTGTCAAATTCTATCGCTGGCCTCCGTCATCTGAGTCAATTGGATCTAAGCAACAATAGATTTACTGCTGACCCCAGCTTTTCTCTTGAATCTCTTTCAACATTACAAGAACTTTCTCTTGGGAATAATAATTTCAGCTTTGGTGACATCGATGGATTTCTCCAAAATTTTCCAGATTTAAAAGTTTTGGATCTAGCACATGCAGGAATCATTGCGGTCCCACAAAAAATCTCTACTTTAACTAAACTTGAAACATTAGATTTAAGCAATAATCTGATATCGAAAAACTTTAGCAATCTTTCTACATTATTGATTTTAAAAGAATTGAATCTCTCGGGAAATCAATTAACCAAAGTGCCTAGCGAACTTACGACACTTACTCAACTTAAAATTCTCAATTTAAGTCGTAATGCAATTTCACAAAATTTCACCACTGCACTTTCTTCATTAAAAAATCTAGAATGGCTTTCCTTTCAAGATAATAACATGACTGGTTTCCCACCGGAACTCCCTCAATTAAAAAAACTGATCCATCTGAACTTTTCACACAACAAAATCTCCAGCGGATTTGAAACTCTTATTTCATTACAGAATTTGGAGCAAATTTATTTTGATAAAAACTTAATTTCCGGAGTCTTCCCATCTTCATTTCTTCAATTAAAAAAATTGCAGATGCTGTCATTAAATGGCAATCAACTTTCCGGCGACATTCCAGAAAACATTCCACCACTAACCTTTTTAGACAATAATAGGTTTACAAAAAATAATATTAAAACATTCTTATTAAAAGAAAAAGCTCTTGTTGACTTTACCTACTCTCCACAAAGATATGATGAACAAAAAACGATCGTTGCAAGTTTGGGGAGCTATACAAAATTACCCCAATCAATAGACGGATCAGATTTTCAGTTTACGTGGTTTAAAAATTTAGACCACAATACCTCTTTGCATACGGAGCAATACTCAATAAACGATGTAAAAGAAGATGATTTCACAGATTACACCTGTGAAGCCTATTATTTTGAAGTTTTGCACGCTGATTTAATGGAAGTATCCTTCTTCCGCGAACCTGTCACGTTATCGAAAGGCTTAGGAACAAATGAGGTAAAAAGCGACTTAGTGGTATATCCTAACCCAGCTAAGGATTTAATTAATATTAAAACGACACAACTGAAGATTGAGGAAGTTTATATTTTTGACTTAAGTGGAAAACTCATCCTTACAACAAAAAACAAAAACATTAAAATTAATGACTTACCCTCAGCTATTTATATTATTTCCATTAAAACTGACGAAGGAATAAGATCTGTTAAATTCATTAAAGAATAATCGTTTTCGTTTATTGAAGCAATCATATTGATAGGCTTCATCAATTGACATACCTCTATAACCCGCACCCGATTTAGTATCTTTGCTACTAAATAACAAGGTAATGAACAATTCGAAAATTATCGGTTTAAACGAAACCGACTGTCAAAAAATTTCAGAAAAATTAAATATTTTATTAGCAAACTATTCAATTTTCTATCAAAATATAAGAGGCGCACATTGGAACATCAAAGGAGATCAATTTTTTACCCTTCATCCCAAATTTGAAGAACTGTATAATAACCTGGTTTTAAAAATTGATGAGCTTGCAGAAAGAGTTTTAACGCTGGGTTCCACTCCCAACCATAATTATTCTGATTACTTAACCCTTTCTACCATTAAAGAAAGTAAAGAAAATTCTGATGGGACAAAATGTGTTGAAAATATTCTGGCCTCTTTTAAAATCGTGATCGATCTACAGAGAGAATTGCTTGATATCACTGACCAAGCGGGAGATGAAGGTACCAATTCCCAAATGAGTGATTATATTACGGAACAGGAAAAAGAGGTTTGGATGTACAATTCTTACTTGGGAAAATAAAAAAAAATTTAAATTTATCAAAAATCGCCTTTCGTAGGCGATTTTTGTTTTTAATTTTTACATTTGTTCAAAGATTATAATTTATGCCTGAAGTTCGCCTAAGATCAATTCTCGATAATGATTTCTATAAAATAACGATGCAAAATGCGGTTATCAAACTTTTTCCTAACGAGAAAGTAAAATACCAATTTATCAATCGGGGAAAACATCAATTTCCACCAGGATTTGCCGAGGAACTCAGAAATTCGGTCAACGCGATGGCAGAATTGAAATTGACTAAAGATGAGAAACAGTTCCTTCGCGAAACCTGCCCTTATTTAGATTTACCATATTTGGATTTTTTAGGAGGCTATCATTATGATCCAACTGAAGTTCATATCACACAAACAGAAGATTCTCTGGAAGTTACCGTAGAAGGTGAATGGTACCGAACTATCTTATGGGAAGTGCCAATTTTAGCCTTAATTTCGGAACTGCATTATGAAATGAAGCATCTTGGACGAGATTCTAATGCAGATGTAATTCAGAAAACACTGGAGAAGGCAGATCAGCTGAATCATCTTGGCGTCACCTTCGCAGAATTTGGAACCAGAAGGAGACATTCTTACAAAGTACACGATCTGGTTGTTGATTCACTGGTGAAAAATAATAGCTTGGGAAACTTCATAGGAAGTTCTAATGTTCATTTCGCAATGAAATATGGTATAAAACCAATTGGTACTCATGCTCACGAATGGTTTATGTTTCATGCTGCAGAATATGGATTTAAAATGTCGAACGCTCTTTCTCTAGAACACTGGGTAGATGTTTACCGAGGAGATTTAGGAGTTGCTCTTTCTGACACTTATACGACAGAAGTTTTCTTCCAGCAGTTTGATAAAAAATTCGCAAAATTGTTCGATGGTGTTCGTCATGACAGCGGGGATCCTATTGAGTTTGCGAACAAGACCATTGAACATTATAAAAAAAATGGTATCAATCCATTATTTAAATACATTATTTTCTCTGACGGTTTGAATCTTGAAAAAGTAGAAGAAATCACCAAAGCCTGTGAAGGCAGAATTGGAATTTCATTTGGTATAGGAACCAACTTAACGAATGATGTTGGCTTAAAACCCATGAACATTGTAATGAAACTAATTGCGGCACAATCCATTAACGGCGACTGGATTCCAACGGTTAAACTTTCAGATGAACACGGTAAATATACAGGTGATCCTAAAATGATTGAGCTTGCGAAAGAGTTTTTACGCATCCAGGATTAACGCTTCCGCTATTTTTCCACTAATTAAAATCGATTATCTTTCGTATTTTTGAACAATGGACTTGATTTCTATTTTAATCGGTGTAATGATCGGTGCAGGTATTATCTATTTTATTCTAAAATCTTCCCACCTTCCGCGTAAAGCTTTCGATGAGTTGAATGAGAAATTTATTAAGACGAATTCAAATCTTGAAAATTCAGTAGGTAGATTTGAAGAATTACAGCTGGATTTTACAAAAGAAAAAGAAACCAATCAACTTCAGCAAGAATACATCAGCCAACTCAAAAATGAAGTTGCAACGATCTCCGCAGAACACTCTTCTTTAAATATGCGTATTCAGCAACATTACGAAGCAAATTTGAAGCAGGAGGAAAGAGTAGAAGAACTGAACTTTGAAAAACAAATTATTTTTGCAAAAAATTCTGAACTCTCCGCAATTAATGATTCGTTAAAGAACTCTCTGGAAAATCAGAAGGAAGAAATTACTAAAATGCAGGAATTAGCTAAAAATGAATTTCAAAATTTAGCGAATAAAATCTTAGAGGAAAAATCCGAAAAATTTACAGCTTTAAATCAAAATAACCTCAAAACCATTCTGGAACCCTTTCAGGAAAAAATCACTGAGCTACGTAATAAAGTTGGTGAAACATATGATAAAGAATCAAAAGAAAGATTTTCTCTCGGTGAGAAAGTTAGAGAACTTGCCCAACTAAACCAGCAAATATCTGAAGATGCTAAGAAACTCACACGCGCACTGAAGGGGGAAAGCAAAACCCAGGGAAACTGGGGCGAAATGATCCTAGAAAATATTTTAGAAAAATCCGGTTTGGTGAAAGGTCGTGAATATTTTCTGGAGCACGAACTTAGAGACGAAGACAATAAAGCGTTATCTTCCGAATTTTCAGGGAAGAAAATGCGTCCCGATGCCGTAGTCAAATATCCCGATGAAAGGAACGTAATAATTGACTCCAAAGTTTCTTTAACAGCTTTTGTTGAACTTGTAGATGAATCCGATCAAGATATTTATCAGTTAAAACTTAACCAGCATCTGAATTCAATAAAGAACCACATCAAACAATTAAGCGACAAAGCTTATGATGATTATGACAAGTCGCTTGATTTCGTAATGATGTTTATTCCAAGTGAATCCGCGTATATAGCAGCAATGCAGGCAGACCCCAATCTTTGGAACTTTGCTTACGACAAAAGAATTCTGTTGTTGAATCCAAGTAATTTAATCACCTCATTGAAACTGGTTTCTGACTTATGGAAAAGAGAATATCAAAATAAAAACGCCGCAGAAATTGCAGAGCGGGGAGCGAAATTGTACGATAAGTTCGTAGGATTCGTCGAAAATCTGGAAAAAGTCGGAAAAAACATCGATCAGGCAAAGAATGTTTATAATGATGCTTTCAAACAATTATCAACCGGAAATGATAATTTAATCAACCAGACAAATAAATTAAAAGCCCTCGGAATTAAAAACAAAAAGAATATCCCGCAAAGTTTAGAAGAATCTGCAGAACAGTGGTTAGATTACAATGAATAGCAAATTATTCCATTATCTCAAAAAAAAATATCTTAAAAATCATATGTTAATCGAAAGCTTACAAAACGAAAAAATTAAATACGTAACGCGACTTATCACAGATAATCGCTTTCGAAAGAGAGAACATGTATTTGTTGTGGAAGGAAAGCAGGAAAATGAACGCGCCCTAAGATTTGGATTTGAGCCTGTGGAATATTTTATTGAAGAAGAAATTTTTAATGATAAGCAGCCGAATGGAAAAGTTCACTTTGTATCAGCAAAAGTATACGACAAATTAGCTTATCGGGGTTCTTCTGAAGGAATTATAGCAATTTACAAAACTAAATTTAATGATTTAAAAGATTTTGAGCCAACAAAGAATTCTTCAATCATAATTTTAGAAGGTGTTGAAAAGCCGGGTAATTTGGGAGCGATATTAAGAAGTTGCGAAGCTTTTGGAATTGAAGCACTTATTGTAACAGACAGCAAAGTTGATTTCTTTAATCCAAATGTTATTCGCTCCAGTGTAGGTTGCCTGTTTGGGATGAATATCTTCATATCTGATAATCCTGAGATTTATAAATTCTTACAACAACACAATTTCCATATCTACACTACCATTATGGACAAAGGTTCAGTTGATATTCAATCTCAAAATCTTACGGAAAAAAGTGCAGTTCTATTTGGCACCGAACATTCCGGCTTAACAGATTACTGGGTTGGTAAAGGTAAGAATACCCTGATCCCAATGGCGGGAAGTATTGATTCTTTAAATTTGAGTAATGCGGTTGCTATTAGCTGTTACGAAATGCTTCGTCAAAAAATGGCATAAAAAAAACCGCTTCTCTAAGAGAAACGGTTTAATTGTATTAGACTTTGCTAATTATTTTTTAACAGCGTCTTTTACTGCATCTTTAGCGTCAGCAGCAGCACCTTTAGCAGCATCAGCAGCACCAGTTGCAGCATCAGCAGCACCTTTAGCAGCATCTTTAGCCATATCAGCACCAGCAGCAGTAGTAGCAGAAGCAGCATCTTTAGCAGCATCAACAGTTACGTTAGCAGCAGAATCAATAACAGTTGCAGCAGAATCAGCGATCACAGCAGCAGAATCAGACATAGCAACAGCAGCAGAATCATCAGCGTTAGCAGTTTCTACAGTTTCAGTTTTGTTACAAGCTACTAATGCGATTGCAGCGAATGCAGCTAAAAAAAATGACTTTTTCATAATAATTAAATTTAATTGTTTGTTTTAAATTGAAGCGTTCGTTTATTTGAACAGGACAAAGATATAGTGAGAATTAAATTTGTTTTGGAAAATTAATTGTAATATATTTGTAAAATCGTTTTACAAAATAAAGCATCTGAAAATCAATAAATTACATATAATTAGCAATTGAGCGATTTAGATTTATTACACTTCGAACAACTAAAAAATGAGGTTCAAACTCAATATTTAGAGAATCACACCCCCTCCTTTGAAGATATTTCAAAATGGAAAGGGATTGATATCATTTATTTCCAGGAAGACCTGCGAAAAATTGCCAAAGGAAATATAAGCGAAAAATCATTTTATACTTACTTTAAAAACTCTCCTGTCACTAAACTTCCACGTATTGATATGCTAAATATTCTCTCTATTTATGCGGGATATATTTCGTGGTATGACTTTAAAAAGAATCATCTCTTTGCAGAAGAATTGCTTAAAGAATTTGAAGAGGAAGATGAAACTCTAGCTGAACAATTAGAACAGTCTGTTCAGAATACAGAACTATTTGACAATAATCAAGCGCCTTCAGTAAAATCAGCTCAAAAAGAGCAAAATAATCCAATCCAACTATCCGATAAAAGAGATTTACAAAAATCTACCACTGAGAACCAACTGGTTAACATAAAAAACTCTAATTTAGAAACGGACGCCACTGCTGGCCAAGAATCTCCAATTTCAGTGGTGAAAAAATATTTATGGTTAGGGATTTCTACTATTTTAGCAATAGCAGTTGGACTATTAGGTTTTAAAGATGAAATTTTCAGTAAAAAATTCTATTATAGTTTTGTTGATGCCGACCGGAATTCAAAAATAAATGCAGAATTGCAAGTCCAGATTCTAAAGGAAAATGAATCTCCTATATTCTATTCCGCAAAACCTAATGAAGCATTTGTATATACAACCAAATCAAAAGACCTTACGATGGTTGTTTCATCTCCTTACTATCGAACAGATACGATCAAACGAAATCTAGAAAACGCACCAGAAGCTGAGACATTTGAGTTAAAGCCAAATGATTATGCAATTATGCTTTTCTATTATTCAAAATCTATTAAAGAGCTTAAAATCAAAAGAGAAACCCTTAATTATCTGATTAGTGACAACGCTCTTATTTATCAGGTTTATGACAACGAGACTTACGGAGTAGAAACCATGGACAAACAGCGGTATATCAACTTAGTCACTTTACCATCTACCTCTCTGGAAAATTTAGAAGTCATCGATACCAAAAATGACAAAAACAATAAGATTATCATGATTAAATTTAAAATTGCCACCAATGAAAAATCTAAATAATATTTTTCTTTTCATCTTTTCCATCTCAGTAATCCTCAGCGCTTGCAATAAAGATACAGCTAAAAGATCTGACCTTGACATTGTTAGAACTAACAATAATAAAATAACATATCCTGTCACTTCCATGGATAGCGCTCAGGCAATATCTTCGATTACTAAACAAAAAATTCAGGAATTATTCGATCTATCTACCCTTTACACTTCGGGGAATAGGGACACTGAGATTGACTCAGTAATTTATGCACAAATGAAAAGCTATTTCTCCGAAAAGGATTCTTCTAAACTTAGTCCGTTGCTGTATCAACTGGATAGCCTTAAAGTTCAGACTGCAAAAGTAGGAGATATTTCTGTGTCAAAAAAAATCCGAGGAAAAGACACTTTAGATTTTGCCAAGTTTTCTGTTGAGTACTTTGATGCGAGAAGCCGCCCGGTCGGGAAATTCGAAAAAAACGCTCAATATATACTAAAAACTTCTCCCGTCAACTTTAAAAAAGAATTTAAGTTTTATTTCGTAGAATTTGACCCAATATTTCCAAAAGACAGTACTTCAACAGGAGTTACCAAATAATTCAGAGGAATATCAAAAGAAGATGCGTCATCCACTTTTTCAACTGGCGAAAAAAAACTGACTCCAACTTTCAGCGTTGCTGGCTCAATTTCTGAAAAAAATCGGTCATAAAATCCTTTTCCATACCCCACTCTATTTCCAGATCCATCGGAATATAAAAGTGGTGTTATCACACAATCATAATCCTTCACACCGCAATCTTTATTTCCAGCTGGCTCTTTAATTCCCCAAGCATTTTCTATTAGATGTGTTTCTCTATCTATTTCGAGCGAAATTAATTTTCCTTTTACAATTTTTGGAACAAAAACACGGATTTTATTCTCAAAGAAATAATTTAAAAATGAGGAAGTATCAACTTCGCATTTTTCTCGAATTGATAAAAAGCAATGAACTTTCTGATTCCCTACTAATTCAAATTTAGAGATGAAATTTATGAATATTTTTTCAGATAAGGAATCAACTTCTTGTCCTGCTAACGCTTCTTTTCTTCCTAAATAAAGTTTTCTGATTTCAGCTTTTTTCATCTTCAAATATAAATTAAATTGCGCCTTTGTGAAACGCAATTTATAATTTGAGCTGAATATTTTAAATCATATTTCAACTCTCGCTTATTTATCTGCTAAATTTCTACGATAAAATTTTATAGAGCTTATCAGATAAACGAATTCTAAATGGAGTTTCAAAAGTAATTTGATCTCCACCTTTTGCAGTTTCACAAGGACCTCCATTTGCGAAAAGTTCCGTAATCATAAATTCTTGTTCACCAGTTGTTGGACCAGAGATCAAAACTTTATCACCAATTGAAAGTGCATTATTTTCAACAAAAAACTGAGCGATTTTTGATTTTGTATAATAATGTTCTGCTTTTCCAACGAAAACTTTCTTGGTGGTAATTTTTTGACGGATATTCTTAGTTTCAGCTTTCGCTAAGGCTTTTTTTGGTAAATTGCCGGAGTTCTTAAATTTCAAAGCTTCAGATTTTCCTTTTCGAAAAACCTTATTTCCAACCTGGATTCCTCTTCTTAATTTCACCTGCTCAGCTAAAGGCAGATGAATGGTTTCCAAACATTCTGTAGAACAGCAGTT comes from the Chryseobacterium sp. SNU WT5 genome and includes:
- a CDS encoding leucine-rich repeat domain-containing protein — encoded protein: MKKTLLFILISTLCFGQKWSISFAERSSLVNFYQATNGDHWSIKWDFEKDPKYWYGIKINKGSVIEINLRGNGLKGDFPNTISGFDKLERLDLSSNQLGGELSNSIAGLRHLSQLDLSNNRFTADPSFSLESLSTLQELSLGNNNFSFGDIDGFLQNFPDLKVLDLAHAGIIAVPQKISTLTKLETLDLSNNLISKNFSNLSTLLILKELNLSGNQLTKVPSELTTLTQLKILNLSRNAISQNFTTALSSLKNLEWLSFQDNNMTGFPPELPQLKKLIHLNFSHNKISSGFETLISLQNLEQIYFDKNLISGVFPSSFLQLKKLQMLSLNGNQLSGDIPENIPPLTFLDNNRFTKNNIKTFLLKEKALVDFTYSPQRYDEQKTIVASLGSYTKLPQSIDGSDFQFTWFKNLDHNTSLHTEQYSINDVKEDDFTDYTCEAYYFEVLHADLMEVSFFREPVTLSKGLGTNEVKSDLVVYPNPAKDLINIKTTQLKIEEVYIFDLSGKLILTTKNKNIKINDLPSAIYIISIKTDEGIRSVKFIKE
- a CDS encoding TrmH family RNA methyltransferase, which encodes MLIESLQNEKIKYVTRLITDNRFRKREHVFVVEGKQENERALRFGFEPVEYFIEEEIFNDKQPNGKVHFVSAKVYDKLAYRGSSEGIIAIYKTKFNDLKDFEPTKNSSIIILEGVEKPGNLGAILRSCEAFGIEALIVTDSKVDFFNPNVIRSSVGCLFGMNIFISDNPEIYKFLQQHNFHIYTTIMDKGSVDIQSQNLTEKSAVLFGTEHSGLTDYWVGKGKNTLIPMAGSIDSLNLSNAVAISCYEMLRQKMA
- the rpsL gene encoding 30S ribosomal protein S12, which translates into the protein MPTIQQLVRKGRVSLAKKSKSAALESCPQRRGVCTRVYTTTPKKPNSALRKVARVRLSNGKEVNAYIPGEGHNLQEHSIVLVRGGRVKDLPGVRYHIVRGALDTAGVAGRTQRRSKYGAKRPKPGQAAAAPAKGKKK
- the pncB gene encoding nicotinate phosphoribosyltransferase, which produces MPEVRLRSILDNDFYKITMQNAVIKLFPNEKVKYQFINRGKHQFPPGFAEELRNSVNAMAELKLTKDEKQFLRETCPYLDLPYLDFLGGYHYDPTEVHITQTEDSLEVTVEGEWYRTILWEVPILALISELHYEMKHLGRDSNADVIQKTLEKADQLNHLGVTFAEFGTRRRHSYKVHDLVVDSLVKNNSLGNFIGSSNVHFAMKYGIKPIGTHAHEWFMFHAAEYGFKMSNALSLEHWVDVYRGDLGVALSDTYTTEVFFQQFDKKFAKLFDGVRHDSGDPIEFANKTIEHYKKNGINPLFKYIIFSDGLNLEKVEEITKACEGRIGISFGIGTNLTNDVGLKPMNIVMKLIAAQSINGDWIPTVKLSDEHGKYTGDPKMIELAKEFLRIQD
- a CDS encoding Dps family protein — protein: MNNSKIIGLNETDCQKISEKLNILLANYSIFYQNIRGAHWNIKGDQFFTLHPKFEELYNNLVLKIDELAERVLTLGSTPNHNYSDYLTLSTIKESKENSDGTKCVENILASFKIVIDLQRELLDITDQAGDEGTNSQMSDYITEQEKEVWMYNSYLGK
- the rmuC gene encoding DNA recombination protein RmuC — its product is MDLISILIGVMIGAGIIYFILKSSHLPRKAFDELNEKFIKTNSNLENSVGRFEELQLDFTKEKETNQLQQEYISQLKNEVATISAEHSSLNMRIQQHYEANLKQEERVEELNFEKQIIFAKNSELSAINDSLKNSLENQKEEITKMQELAKNEFQNLANKILEEKSEKFTALNQNNLKTILEPFQEKITELRNKVGETYDKESKERFSLGEKVRELAQLNQQISEDAKKLTRALKGESKTQGNWGEMILENILEKSGLVKGREYFLEHELRDEDNKALSSEFSGKKMRPDAVVKYPDERNVIIDSKVSLTAFVELVDESDQDIYQLKLNQHLNSIKNHIKQLSDKAYDDYDKSLDFVMMFIPSESAYIAAMQADPNLWNFAYDKRILLLNPSNLITSLKLVSDLWKREYQNKNAAEIAERGAKLYDKFVGFVENLEKVGKNIDQAKNVYNDAFKQLSTGNDNLINQTNKLKALGIKNKKNIPQSLEESAEQWLDYNE
- a CDS encoding 5-formyltetrahydrofolate cyclo-ligase — protein: MKKAEIRKLYLGRKEALAGQEVDSLSEKIFINFISKFELVGNQKVHCFLSIREKCEVDTSSFLNYFFENKIRVFVPKIVKGKLISLEIDRETHLIENAWGIKEPAGNKDCGVKDYDCVITPLLYSDGSGNRVGYGKGFYDRFFSEIEPATLKVGVSFFSPVEKVDDASSFDIPLNYLVTPVEVLSFGNIGSNSTK